The nucleotide window caatcgaagctctgataccaacctgtcacaccctgacttttgcggaagcgtatacgtgtgacttgatcagttttcattgcattcgattataataaacaactatatgactAAAATGATGTTCATCGATTCATAAGTTTCAAACATTATAAACACAAGTTCTTTAAGTTCAGGTTACAATCCATCAAAAGATAAGTAGTTCCATAAAAGGACTTCTTTGACAAAAGACTAGTTTCTTAAGGCTTTGCTTCATATATCCCATCAAGGATAAGATACACAAATCAACCCttcaaaagtggatgacatctaaacttgaaaatTTACAGCTTGAAAACAACACCAACGCTAAAGATTCatctagtttcctgaaatacatgtaagtttgaaaacaatcaacaaaagttgagcgagttcatgcgttttgtatgagttccaaataaacttgtaaacatctgAGAGATTCTTTTCACAacaggtatgtaaagcgtctatgaacagatcaattaatttTTTGCacggacattaatatgtgtgtgACGGCGTAGGAAGTATCCAAACCTAGCGAATTTCCTCCGGTAAACCCGGCTGGAATGACATAGTCACTACAtgcggccacacaaggacccatgagtggggctcgctacacccgatagatctaccactcctGCCCCTCGGTCTTAACTAGATTAATGGTACTTAAGAGTGCGCCTACTCAtccacatgatctaacagttcattccttagctaaaccATACCATTGAAAAATGtctttcacccccgagagttataaatccgaaaacaattaagagaaaagggggacatgaactcacggttttgcgtaacttgcgtcgtaaacttcatcGGCTTGTTTTGTATGCCTCGTAACCTATATGTGTACTATGTACGTTAATCACTAGACTTGTAACACAcgagtacaagtcaccatcttatGTTTATGCATTCGTCTTTTGTATGTTCAACATTTGTGAGGGTCGTGCCCTTGTTTATCGGGTCTCGCCCGTTTGTCGCGTTATCGTATTTTGAATTCGGTGTCGTCTGCTTGTGAATATATATTTCACTCCCTAAATATATttgtttatgtaatgtttgaCAAACGATAGGTGTTAAAAATAATCTATATTTTTAACCTGTTCCAAatatgttacttatattattttcccaaaaataagtataagtaatttgttaaataatattttcaatattattttgtGTAAGTATACTTAGGTAAGTATACTTGTATTTTGAGTATGTTATTTTATATTCTCATATTTATGCATAATACTTGTTTATGGGCATTTTACCAAGTGTTGGTAGTGTATGTCGATATGTATTTATACATATAGGAATacatattttcttgtatttattagGTATTTCATACTTAATTTATGTGTAATTTTCCGGAATATTGTTTTTGCATTATTAAAATCATCATTCTTATAcgcttaatatatatatatatatatatatatatattaagaaaattttatagaaaaacaTCTATAATTTGACTTGGTAAAATATGTATGTATCCATATATCTTAaaaaataatctatttttaagatcaaagttagaaaatatacatttttagtttccaccaaaataatatatttttgagttgtttatgaaaatatatatatttctttacactataaaataatatattttcaagttgacaaaatatgatatatttcataataattgtaaaaatacatactttgtcgtttgttcGGTTTTGGGAGTATCGTTTAACAAATTTGTCAAGATACGAGTTAAATTTCCagaatatttatatattttgtcCAAGGTGTCCATTGTCCGAATCGTCCAATATATTTAtgcaaatatattttcttgtgttTGTCCATATACCCTTTCATGTGTTATTTTGCATGAGTAATATTGGGTATTTGTCATGTATGTTTTATGTGTATTTTGTTGGTAATACTCcttgggagtatttagtgtatttttcatcatcctaatacactactacatgtaatacacataatatactcTTAGCACAAAATGTGGTGATCACTAATTACATATCATCCTCCATATTGATCGAAAATGAAATTTGATGGAAGCGTTATTACTTATTATGTCATCAACAGGAGAATTTGAATGGAAGCATTATTACTTATTAGGTCATCAACAGGAGAGTTTGAGGAGGAATTGCAAATCTGAATCAGAAGCAAGGATGTTAGCTGTGAATGCAAGCAAAATATCCTAAAATACTAAATACCACATAGGTCGATTGTAGTCTATACTTTATATCGCCGCGTACGATGCCACGGCATGAgtttattttatgtacgttttgagtTGGTCTATGTTTCGACGCCGCGTATGGTCCCGCTGCGCGTTGCGGCGGCTAAAAAAGTAGTTATGATCACTTGTGGTGGTGGTTCAACAAACcaaaaaaattttattttattaaacaatTTTGTAGCAACTCAACAATTCAATATAGCAACACCCACATAGATTGTTGGTATAATTTTATACACTACGGCGTCGTTTGCTGACTGCACCTTGTATCCCCAAATCTTCCCTCATAAACCCTAGAAATTCATACCTTCATGCAAAATCAAAATGTCAGACAACTTACCTCTTGAACTCCAACTGAACATCATGAAATGGCTTCCTATCAAATCATTGATTCAATGCCGAACAGTCTCCAAAGCATGGAAGTCTCTCATCGATAGTGCTGATTTTATCAAACATTATCAAGGCCATAAGCAACATCTACTTGCAAGTTATGAAGCTCTTGTTGATTCTGAACGAAAATATGTTTCAATTGCTGATGATGAAACGTTCCCCCAAAAGAAAGTTTCCCACACTATTCCTCTATTGCTTCAAAACCCTAGAATAATCGGCTGCTCTCATGGCTTGTTGTGTTTGTTTGGTGATTATGAAGATGACAGTGATGACGCCATTTTCGATACTGAAACAGTTGTTCTTTGGAACCTTTTTATTAGAAAGGCTGTGGCTGTTGTTTTGCCATATTGGGTACATGGAACTGTTTTAGGTTTTGGTGTGTGTCCAAGAACTAATGACCCTAAGATTGTCAAGATTTTACATGATAATAGTTGGGATGTTCAGATTTTTGCGTTGAACACCGGGGTTTGGAGAAGTTGTAACAATCTCCCTCGTGAATCGGTTCAAATTTCTGGTTCCGGTTGCAAGTGGTAGATGGGTTGCTTTATTGGCTTGCTACTGATAAGATTACTATGGATGGTGGGTTTACGTCTTGTAATCTGATAATCTCGTTTGATATGACaagtgaagagtttagagaagtAAAGTTCACGAATAGTTTAGCTCACGTGTCTGATTATAACTTAGCCATGTCTAAGCTAAGGGAGTCTCTTGTTGTGCTTGAGCGTGACGATACGGTATGGGGTGTATGGATGATGGAGGATGGTGatccgaaaacatttacaaagcTATTCAATGTTAGTGTTAGCATACCACTTGAATCAATGGTTTTGGCTAGGGGATTTAGGATGACTAGTGAAGCTATAATCGGAATTATGGATGATGAACGTGGACAATTGTTTGGTTACGATCCCTGCTCGAAACACCTAAGTAATCTTGGGATTGATGGAGAAGAGTTTTCGTTTTACGTGCATTCCTACGAGGAAACACTACTTCTGCTTGATCAACAAAATCTTACGGTTTATAATGAAGTGTAAAGCCACAAATTTCAAGATGATTTGGTTTCACAGTGTACTGAATTTCAGTTATTGATTTGCTTACAAGTAGAATGTCTATTTTCATTGTAAAAAAATCTCCATGAATTTTGGTATGTAAGATTGGAATGAAAAAATCTCCATGAAATTTGTTTTATGGTAGTTTGTTTTTTGAATGCTCTTATTGTTCAACTCGGTTATCTATCTACAAGCGGTTAGTCGCAGCTGGCCGCTGACATCACATTACACAGAAGAAACAATGGATTTGGGCTCAGCTGCACTTTCAGAAAGTGATCCGCTTGTCCACCTCTTTGGTTGATCTATAGAAACCATGTGTCAGCATCATGAACCTGATATATGTAGTATGTGCTAATTAATGTCAACTTTGACTTCCACAGTCAAACTTGTTAAGTTTTAAGTACTATCCCAGATGATTTGAACTTGGGCCAGTTATTCTCCGGTATATACAAGCAATGTTTTAAATATCAGTTCATACCGGCCGATGACACTGGTCTCCGACCTCGTGCCAAACGATAAATGTTGTGTGTCGGCACTAAATCCGGTAATACCGGTTCAAACTTGAACCGGTTTTGTTAATCTACAAAtttgattttttaaaattatttttttaataaaatctcGATAATTCCGAGATTTGCCTTCCATGTTTTGGTAAATGGTGAAAAAAACTTAACGACGTTGCTTGTACCACCGAACCGGCACCGTCATGGCGTCATGAATACGTTGTAAGGATTGGTTGCCGGCccctaactctctctctctatgtgTGTGTGTTAACTCCTGTTTCTATGTTAGTCTCTCTCTCTTCCTTTATATTTGTCCAATGATATACTGTTCCTAAGACCCTACGTTAATTGTTACATATAGAAGTTTAGAATGTACGTCAAAAGACTAGACCTTTATAACCAAAAGATAGTTCAACAAAGACCTTGCCAGCAGATAACATCATTGTTGTGCATTATACCTACCTGGGCACGCCCAAAATACTTCAGAAAACTAAAAAAGCATAAAATGCTcataaaaaaaaactacaaaacATGAAAGCAGAATTTATCTTGAATCCATGAAGCTGTCTCATCACAACTAGGTTCAACATATTTGAAATATAACCCGCCTTCAGTATCAATATCTATTAAGTAATTCCTCATTTGACCGTTTAGACGAATCACGATTCATCACCATCTTCCCAGCTTCCATTTTATGGGTGGCTAATATATAACTTACAGGCGCAAAATCTTCAGTTAACTTCCCATCTCTTTTCTGTTTGTCTATCGTTTTCGAGTTCAATTTCGACCCATTTTGTCCCGCTAGTTATAAACTTACTTAAAACATAAAGTCGGCGACatgcattatattatattataaactTACTTAAAACATAAAGTCGGTGGCATAGGCCACCGACATGCATGTGCCATTTCCCTTTTTCACACAATACTTTGAGTAAATACATTTTGGCCCCTTGCTTTTAGTTTTGTTAAATTGCGTTTTGACTCCATTTCGACATTTCCTCTTTTCACCCATACTTTGAGTAAAATACATTTTGACCCCTTGCTTTTAGTTTTGTTAAATTGCGTTTTGAGTCTTTTTCCTTTCCAAGTTAAACTTCAATTTTTCACCCATACTTTGAATAAAATACATTTTGGCCCTTTGCTTTTAGTTTTGTTAAATTGTGTTTTGATCCATTTCCTTTCCAAGTTAAACTTCAATTACATTGTAATATTAGACCATTGAGGTTTAATCTCAAAAGTTTATAATGTTTCAACTTTATCGTTGTACCGTATATCTATACATTGTTAGCTTATTGCTTTCTTTAATTATTTTCGTTCGctaatttcttttttaaaaaaccaAACGTTTGGATTCAACCATACATTGAGTTGAACTGAATACGTCAAGACACGCGCTTTCATCTGGTTTGCGCATGACATAGCGCTTGGACTAATTTGTTTGCAACGTGCCTACGGCGCATCACCCGCGGGTTGTATTATGAATATTAAAATTTATGTgtcgatataaattcgagttggtatACGTTTCGATGTAAACTTTTTTAGGGaacaagtcaggtcaaatatattttgtttttttgaTTGTTTTATGTACTTTTCCAATTCTATGTTTCGACCCTACCGCAACACGCAAAGGGTATAATTTTTTCCGTTGATTATGAATATCACTTTTGATTACACGTGTTAGTTTTCCCTTGATACacattttatgtttttttgtaCGTTTCCTATGTATGAGTCAGGTCACATATAAATACGATATACTTTACATTTTTATCCAGCTACAATGCTATTGAGTTAAATTGGATACAtcaaaatgtgtgttttcatatgttTAACGCATTACATAGCGCTTCCACTAATCTATTCGATGTTTGCAATGTACttgcgccgcaacgcgcgcgggtttTCCATCGGCTTTGCCTCCCTGCCCCCGtactttcacgatgttgcaatttTAGCCCCTTGACTTTGGTATCTTCTGTGACAACTTGTATTTCAGGACCTATCTTTGTCTTTAATGTAAcgtgtatgaactctatgtgacAAATTGATATGTTGGTTTTAATGAATAAGTGTTACGTGTTATGTGATTTTGTGcaatgtatgtatgtaatgtaatcgcacaagcccattcgggccacactcTTTACACTCGAACAACAAGGGCAGCCGTAATGTGTTCGGCCCATTCCAATTGTTGCGCATAACCTCATGAGGAGGGGGGTATACTCCTCATTATTTTGCAAACACTCAAAACACATCAAACCCTAAATCTCTCCACTCTCCCTCTCAAACTCGACGACAGCAACATCTCCTCTTCCTCGAAGCTTTCTTGATTCGGATCATCCTTGTTCCACCTTCTAACTGGTTAGTGTTATATCATTGTTTGATCTTCGATATGATTGATGTTTGTTGAACGATCGGCTATATGTATTTGATGTGTGATGTTTAAAGTGCTATGTTAGTAAAATCCTTGATAAACGATCTGTTAGACCATTATAGGGATGGATAAATGCTTTGATGATAGAACCGAATGATGCAATGTAATCGGTTGTATGTATGAGTGTTCGGATTAAATACATGATCAAGCATGAGGTGTTGTGTGATGATTTGAAACCAATGATCTGATAACCTAGTGTATAAGTTGTTGTTTATGTTTTgaacatgattagggttcttaGGAAATTGTTGTTAAAACCCTAGTTTGATCGGTTATAGAATGATTTGGAAACTGTTAGTGTTGATTTGATCGAATAGGAAACAGTTAGAATAGATTGCATGATTTTAGGAAACATAAAATTGATCGCAAGTTCCCTAA belongs to Helianthus annuus cultivar XRQ/B chromosome 5, HanXRQr2.0-SUNRISE, whole genome shotgun sequence and includes:
- the LOC110942956 gene encoding F-box/kelch-repeat protein At3g23880-like, whose protein sequence is MSDNLPLELQLNIMKWLPIKSLIQCRTVSKAWKSLIDSADFIKHYQGHKQHLLASYEALVDSERKYVSIADDETFPQKKVSHTIPLLLQNPRIIGCSHGLLCLFGDYEDDSDDAIFDTETVVLWNLFIRKAVAVVLPYWVHGTVLGFGVCPRTNDPKIVKILHDNSWDVQIFALNTGVWRSCNNLPRESVQISGSGCKW